From the Planktothrix tepida PCC 9214 genome, one window contains:
- a CDS encoding type ISP restriction/modification enzyme produces MTHQIQAYLQDVTQIYQKGNGTEHTYRPALKKLLESFGNDILAVNEPKRIACGAPDFWIGQGALEIGHLEAKDIGISLKSLEKKNQMQRYFNALGNLILTDHLEFRWYVGGELRLSAAVATFDKQKKIKPDPDGIAQVDQLLRQFLLTKVVQVTTPKALAKKMAALAQLIRDAINTALKDSDRGGMLRQQLESFQRVLIRDLTGEQFADMYAQTICYGLFAARCNTDQVSTFSRETAGFRLPKTNPFLRGIFNQIAGSELDDRITWAVDTLASILQQTDMSGILSDFGKRSRREDPVVHFYETFLAEYDPKMRESRGVYYTPEPVVSYIVRSVDYILKEKFGIKKGLADSKKIHVNNPKDEGKIETHQVLILDPAVGTGTFMHSVIEHIYEGFKNQKGMWSSYVSQHLLPRLFGFELLMAPYTVAHMKLGLQLQALGYDFSSDERLKIYLTNTLQEAFQIPAADGFLNRIRDEAEAAKGVKQDTPVMVILGNPPYSYESINTDPWIVNLVKDYYQVDGKPLGERNPKGLLDDYVKFIRFAQHRIAETGYGVVAFITNHGYLDNPTFRGMRQNLMQTFDEIYVLDLHGNSKKKEVCPDGLPDKNVFDIQQGVAIGIFIKYQNSQQNLAKVYHADLWGSREVYENKQLVGGKYHWLEENDISSTEWEKLDSTPDFYLLSPQNIDLQTEYFNNYQITQIFKINSVGISTSRDRITIHFDEQNLINILNQFKDFPIQELKLQLDLDKDTRDWTVELAQKDIKTSGAYSDHIAKVLYRPFDIRHTYYTGRSRGFHSMPRGEVMDHLFQNDNLALCTNRQVNNNFRHIFVTENITDGNAVSLETRERTYIFPLYLYPTNTPTLFELEPTNSPNGRRPNLAPEFINELSEKLGLEFLPDGKGDQVKNFAPEDIFNYIYAVFHSPEYRQRYAEFLKIDFPRVPLTSNKKLFWELANQGEKLVQLHLMKATGTEISSYPVAGSNLVEQVKYNETQQQIWINSEQYFANIPPHIWNFYIGGYQVCQKWLKDRKNRELSFDDLSHYQNIISILDETIATMMDIDQIINKYGGFPFL; encoded by the coding sequence ATGACTCATCAAATTCAGGCCTATTTACAAGATGTTACGCAGATTTATCAAAAGGGTAATGGGACAGAGCATACCTATCGTCCTGCTTTGAAAAAATTGCTGGAATCTTTTGGTAATGACATTTTGGCGGTAAATGAGCCAAAGCGGATTGCTTGTGGTGCGCCAGATTTTTGGATTGGACAGGGAGCTTTAGAAATTGGACATCTTGAGGCTAAAGATATTGGTATTTCGCTAAAGAGTTTGGAAAAGAAAAACCAAATGCAGCGTTATTTCAATGCCTTGGGGAACTTGATTTTAACGGATCATTTAGAATTTCGGTGGTATGTGGGTGGTGAGTTACGACTATCGGCGGCTGTAGCTACTTTTGATAAGCAAAAGAAAATTAAGCCTGATCCTGATGGAATTGCACAGGTTGATCAGCTTTTGCGACAATTTCTATTAACTAAGGTTGTGCAGGTGACAACACCCAAAGCTTTAGCTAAAAAGATGGCGGCTTTGGCACAGTTAATTCGGGATGCGATTAATACAGCGCTAAAAGATAGCGATCGCGGTGGGATGTTGCGGCAGCAATTAGAATCTTTTCAAAGGGTATTAATTCGAGATTTGACGGGTGAGCAGTTTGCGGATATGTATGCTCAAACGATTTGCTATGGGTTATTTGCGGCGCGTTGCAATACGGATCAAGTCAGTACATTTTCAAGGGAGACGGCGGGGTTTCGCTTACCCAAAACAAATCCATTTTTACGCGGTATTTTTAATCAGATTGCAGGTTCAGAACTAGATGATCGCATCACTTGGGCGGTGGATACTTTAGCGAGTATTTTACAGCAAACGGATATGTCGGGCATTTTGAGTGATTTTGGTAAGCGTAGCCGCCGGGAAGATCCGGTGGTGCATTTTTATGAGACTTTCTTAGCGGAATATGACCCCAAAATGCGGGAGTCACGGGGAGTTTACTATACCCCTGAGCCTGTGGTTTCCTATATTGTGCGGAGTGTGGATTATATTCTCAAGGAGAAGTTTGGAATTAAAAAAGGTTTAGCAGATTCTAAAAAGATTCACGTTAATAATCCGAAGGATGAGGGAAAAATTGAAACTCATCAGGTGTTAATCCTTGATCCGGCGGTGGGGACGGGGACGTTTATGCACAGTGTAATTGAGCATATTTATGAGGGTTTCAAAAATCAGAAGGGGATGTGGTCTAGTTATGTGAGTCAGCATTTGTTACCGCGTTTATTTGGGTTTGAGTTGTTGATGGCTCCCTATACCGTGGCACACATGAAGTTAGGGTTACAACTTCAAGCTTTGGGTTATGATTTTAGTTCAGATGAGCGTTTAAAAATTTATTTAACAAATACTTTGCAGGAGGCGTTTCAAATTCCTGCGGCGGATGGTTTTTTGAATCGCATTCGGGATGAAGCGGAAGCGGCGAAGGGGGTTAAGCAGGATACGCCTGTGATGGTGATTTTAGGCAATCCTCCTTATTCCTATGAGTCGATCAATACTGATCCTTGGATTGTAAATTTGGTAAAGGATTATTATCAAGTTGATGGAAAGCCTCTTGGTGAGAGAAATCCTAAAGGTTTACTAGATGATTATGTAAAGTTTATCCGTTTTGCTCAACATCGAATTGCGGAAACTGGTTATGGAGTGGTGGCGTTTATTACTAATCATGGTTATTTAGATAATCCGACTTTTAGGGGAATGCGTCAAAATTTGATGCAAACTTTTGATGAGATTTATGTTTTAGATTTACATGGCAATAGCAAGAAAAAAGAAGTTTGTCCCGATGGTTTACCTGATAAAAATGTTTTTGATATTCAGCAAGGGGTAGCGATCGGGATTTTTATCAAGTATCAAAACAGTCAGCAGAATTTAGCTAAGGTTTATCATGCTGATTTGTGGGGAAGCAGAGAGGTTTATGAGAATAAGCAGTTAGTTGGTGGTAAGTATCATTGGTTGGAGGAAAATGATATTAGTTCGACTGAGTGGGAAAAATTAGATTCTACACCCGATTTTTATTTACTTAGTCCTCAAAATATTGATCTACAGACTGAATATTTTAATAATTATCAAATTACTCAAATATTTAAGATTAATAGCGTTGGTATATCAACTTCAAGAGATAGAATAACTATTCACTTTGATGAGCAAAACTTAATAAATATACTTAATCAATTCAAAGATTTTCCTATCCAAGAACTTAAATTACAACTGGATCTGGATAAAGATACACGTGACTGGACAGTTGAACTAGCACAAAAAGACATCAAAACTTCTGGAGCTTATAGCGATCATATTGCAAAAGTCTTATATCGTCCTTTCGATATTAGACATACATATTATACAGGCAGATCAAGAGGATTTCATAGTATGCCTCGTGGCGAAGTAATGGATCATTTATTTCAAAATGACAATCTTGCTTTATGTACTAATCGACAAGTTAACAATAATTTTCGCCATATTTTTGTAACAGAAAATATCACTGATGGTAATGCTGTCTCTCTCGAAACCCGTGAGAGAACATATATTTTCCCTCTCTATCTTTACCCAACCAACACCCCAACCCTATTTGAACTCGAACCAACCAACTCCCCAAATGGTCGCCGCCCAAACCTAGCACCAGAATTTATTAACGAACTTTCCGAAAAACTAGGTTTAGAATTTCTCCCTGATGGTAAAGGGGATCAAGTCAAAAACTTTGCACCAGAAGACATCTTTAACTATATCTATGCTGTTTTTCATTCGCCAGAATACCGCCAACGTTATGCCGAATTTCTGAAAATTGACTTTCCGCGAGTCCCCCTCACCAGCAATAAAAAACTATTTTGGGAACTTGCAAACCAAGGCGAAAAATTAGTACAACTCCATTTAATGAAAGCAACGGGAACTGAAATTAGCAGTTATCCCGTAGCAGGTTCTAACCTTGTTGAACAAGTCAAATACAACGAAACCCAACAACAAATCTGGATTAACTCAGAGCAATATTTTGCCAACATTCCGCCCCATATTTGGAACTTTTATATCGGGGGTTATCAAGTCTGTCAGAAATGGCTCAAAGACCGCAAAAACCGCGAACTTAGCTTTGATGACCTATCGCATTATCAAAATATTATTTCTATCTTGGACGAAACGATCGCAACCATGATGGATATTGACCAAATTATTAATAAATATGGAGGTTTTCCATTTTTATAG
- a CDS encoding DUF3370 domain-containing protein → MKDQILRRVISILIVGLSAVGGAVGGILFRQMVIVERFPTVLPRLPFANALPPLEIIADNEVRPLPGNLDEVLMFNSNSPEWIKQEGILLSTFPGGWRSHPEAHLEYLLTGEFEVFAHHFTQAPPDLKTLYLGLIVHNPDAEPVTVEVLSAASYLLEPDAPFKEKPTISDNTKGEIYSGPGIRAVDDVLREKRQSEFPETLELGPGESQMLMNLPIPVKGLDRPVNGRSTFMRLRVRGKTDDSAPAAIYMASLAQFAKMHPDGKERAPTLEEWQQLLDNGTLAQPRDKIPTPPEQTGGQLIYSRVAGVQKGATWEADLVDEGKDSLTIPNQGKGISFPISTVRAGTLGTKQVQAAPLIVRYPDTAYESHGNYGVHYDLHIPLLNATDETQRVTITLETPFKEETLSKNGLIFRQPPLDFPFFRGTVRLRYEDEQGKTIVKYLHLWHRRGQIVDPLVKLKLPPQSSRFVRVDFRYPPDATPPQVLTIKTLN, encoded by the coding sequence ATGAAAGATCAAATCTTACGTCGGGTAATTTCTATTTTAATTGTTGGCCTGTCTGCGGTGGGAGGTGCGGTCGGAGGAATTTTATTTCGCCAAATGGTCATTGTTGAACGGTTTCCCACCGTTTTGCCTCGGTTGCCCTTTGCCAATGCCTTACCGCCACTCGAAATTATTGCTGACAACGAAGTCCGTCCCTTACCAGGGAACCTGGATGAGGTGTTAATGTTTAATAGCAATAGTCCAGAATGGATTAAACAGGAAGGGATTTTACTCTCAACCTTTCCGGGGGGATGGCGTAGTCATCCTGAAGCCCATTTAGAATATCTTTTAACGGGAGAGTTTGAAGTTTTTGCTCATCATTTTACCCAGGCCCCTCCTGATTTAAAAACCTTGTATTTGGGGTTAATCGTTCATAATCCTGATGCTGAACCTGTTACGGTTGAAGTCTTATCAGCCGCAAGTTATTTATTGGAGCCAGATGCTCCTTTTAAAGAAAAACCGACTATCAGTGATAATACCAAAGGTGAGATTTATTCCGGGCCAGGAATTCGGGCCGTTGATGATGTTTTAAGGGAAAAGCGCCAATCTGAATTTCCTGAAACCTTAGAACTTGGCCCTGGTGAAAGTCAAATGTTAATGAATTTACCCATCCCAGTAAAGGGGTTAGACCGTCCGGTAAATGGGCGTTCAACGTTTATGCGGTTGAGGGTTCGGGGCAAAACCGATGATTCCGCCCCGGCTGCAATTTATATGGCTAGTTTAGCCCAATTTGCGAAGATGCACCCTGATGGCAAGGAACGGGCGCCAACTTTAGAAGAATGGCAACAGTTACTTGATAATGGCACTTTAGCACAACCCCGCGATAAAATACCTACTCCTCCAGAACAAACGGGAGGTCAGTTAATTTATAGTCGGGTGGCGGGAGTTCAAAAAGGGGCAACCTGGGAAGCAGATTTAGTCGATGAGGGCAAAGATTCTCTAACCATTCCTAATCAAGGAAAAGGGATTTCTTTTCCCATTAGTACCGTCCGGGCGGGAACATTAGGAACGAAACAAGTGCAAGCCGCACCGTTAATTGTACGTTATCCTGATACTGCCTATGAATCTCATGGCAATTATGGCGTACATTATGATTTACATATCCCGTTATTGAATGCAACGGATGAAACTCAAAGGGTAACGATTACTTTAGAAACCCCTTTTAAAGAAGAAACTTTATCGAAAAATGGATTAATTTTTAGACAACCGCCCTTAGATTTTCCGTTTTTTCGAGGAACGGTGCGGTTAAGATATGAAGATGAACAAGGAAAAACAATTGTTAAATATCTGCACTTATGGCATCGTCGAGGACAAATTGTTGACCCGTTAGTTAAATTAAAATTACCCCCCCAATCTTCTCGTTTTGTTAGAGTCGATTTTCGTTATCCCCCGGATGCAACACCTCCCCAAGTTTTAACGATTAAAACCTTAAATTAA
- the alaS gene encoding alanine--tRNA ligase, with protein sequence MTFFPKFSTGSEIRQKFLNFYAERGHKILPSASLVPEDPTVLLTIAGMLPFKPIFLGQRQPEFPRATTSQKCIRTNDIENVGRTARHHTFFEMLGNFSFGDYFKEQAIAWGWEISTKVFELPPERLVVSVFEEDDEAFAIWRDKIGVPPQRIKRMGEADNFWKSGPTGPCGPCSEIYYDFHPERGEENIDLEDDTRFIEFYNLVFMQYNRDNDGNLTPLQNKNIDTGMGLERMAQILQQVPNNYETDLIFPIIKTAAEIAKIDYHKSDEKTKVSLKVIGDHIRAVVHLIADGVTASNIGRGYILRRLIRRVVRHGRLIGINGEFTTQVAETAIQLSEAAYPNVRQRESAIKGELQREETRFLETLERGEKLLAEIIDKAKSEISGQDAFVLYDTYGFPLELTQEVAEENGLTVDSEGFETAMEEQRRRSQDAHETIDLTVQGSLDQLAEHIHSTEFLGYTLLASDAKVEAVLVNGKPIEEAEAGTEIQVILNKTPFYAESGGQIGDRGYLSYGDTVIRVHDVKKESNIFIHFGRIERGRVTPGMTLNAQIDRACRRRAQANHTATHLLQSALKLIVDPSISQAGSLVDFERLRFDFNCPRGLTTEELQQVEDQVNSWITEAHPAVIAEMALEEAKAKGATAMFGEKYSDVVRVVDYSGVSMELCGGTHVSNTAEIGLFKIISETGIASGIRRIEAVAGQSVLEYLKVRDTVVKDLGDRFKAKPEELPDRITNLQQELKTTQKQLEGVKAELAIAKSEQLLTTAETIGEFKLIVAELNDADAESLKTAAERLQQKLGESAVVLGSATTDGKVNFVAAFSKAVNNKGLQAGKFIGGIAKICGGGGGGRPNLAQAGGRDATKLKEALESAKMQLIDGLK encoded by the coding sequence ATGACTTTTTTCCCTAAATTTTCCACTGGCAGCGAAATTCGTCAAAAATTTCTCAACTTCTATGCCGAAAGAGGGCATAAAATTCTGCCGAGTGCGTCTTTAGTTCCTGAAGACCCGACGGTTTTGTTAACCATTGCCGGGATGCTACCCTTTAAACCGATATTTCTGGGACAGCGACAACCGGAATTTCCTCGTGCCACCACCTCCCAAAAATGTATCCGTACTAATGATATTGAAAATGTAGGCAGAACAGCCAGACACCACACATTTTTTGAAATGTTGGGTAATTTTAGCTTTGGAGATTATTTTAAAGAACAAGCGATCGCATGGGGATGGGAAATTTCAACCAAAGTGTTTGAGTTACCTCCAGAACGCTTAGTCGTGAGTGTATTCGAGGAAGATGACGAAGCTTTTGCCATCTGGCGCGACAAAATTGGGGTTCCTCCCCAACGCATTAAACGCATGGGAGAAGCGGATAACTTTTGGAAATCTGGCCCCACTGGCCCCTGTGGCCCCTGTTCAGAGATTTATTATGATTTTCATCCTGAACGCGGCGAGGAGAATATTGATTTAGAAGATGATACTCGGTTTATTGAGTTTTATAACTTGGTTTTCATGCAGTATAACCGAGATAATGATGGCAATTTAACCCCGTTACAGAATAAAAATATTGATACGGGAATGGGGTTAGAACGGATGGCACAAATTCTGCAACAGGTTCCCAATAATTACGAAACGGATCTGATTTTTCCGATTATTAAAACCGCCGCCGAAATTGCCAAAATCGATTATCACAAATCTGACGAGAAAACTAAAGTCTCCCTAAAAGTGATTGGGGATCATATTCGGGCAGTTGTACATTTAATTGCCGATGGCGTTACGGCTTCTAATATTGGACGGGGTTATATTTTACGGCGCTTAATTCGGCGGGTCGTTCGTCATGGTCGGTTAATTGGAATTAACGGAGAATTTACAACCCAAGTGGCTGAAACTGCCATTCAATTATCGGAAGCAGCTTATCCGAATGTGCGTCAACGGGAAAGTGCAATTAAGGGGGAATTACAAAGAGAAGAAACCCGGTTCTTGGAAACCTTAGAACGGGGTGAAAAACTGTTAGCGGAAATTATTGATAAAGCTAAGAGTGAAATTTCCGGTCAAGATGCTTTCGTGTTATATGACACCTACGGTTTCCCCTTAGAATTAACGCAAGAAGTTGCTGAAGAAAATGGGTTAACGGTGGATAGTGAAGGCTTTGAAACGGCAATGGAAGAACAGCGCCGCCGTTCTCAAGATGCCCATGAAACGATTGATTTGACCGTTCAAGGCAGTTTAGATCAACTCGCAGAACATATTCACTCAACGGAATTTTTAGGCTATACGTTGTTAGCTTCGGATGCTAAAGTTGAAGCAGTTTTAGTCAATGGAAAACCCATTGAGGAAGCAGAAGCGGGAACGGAAATTCAAGTAATTTTGAATAAAACGCCCTTCTATGCCGAGTCTGGGGGACAAATTGGCGATCGCGGTTATTTAAGTTATGGTGATACCGTGATTCGGGTTCATGATGTTAAAAAAGAATCCAATATTTTCATCCATTTTGGACGAATTGAACGGGGAAGAGTGACCCCAGGAATGACCTTAAATGCCCAAATTGATCGCGCTTGTCGTCGTCGTGCCCAAGCAAACCATACGGCAACCCATTTGTTACAATCAGCGTTAAAATTAATCGTCGATCCCTCCATTTCTCAAGCGGGTTCTTTAGTAGATTTTGAACGCTTACGGTTTGATTTTAATTGTCCGCGTGGGTTAACAACTGAAGAACTGCAACAAGTTGAAGATCAAGTCAATAGTTGGATCACGGAAGCTCATCCGGCCGTAATTGCAGAAATGGCATTAGAAGAAGCCAAAGCTAAAGGCGCTACCGCTATGTTTGGAGAAAAATATTCAGACGTGGTGCGGGTGGTAGATTATTCTGGGGTTTCGATGGAATTATGCGGGGGAACTCATGTGAGTAATACCGCAGAAATTGGGCTATTTAAGATTATTTCAGAAACGGGAATTGCATCAGGAATTCGACGTATTGAAGCCGTAGCCGGACAGTCGGTTTTAGAGTATTTGAAAGTTCGGGATACGGTGGTAAAAGATTTAGGCGATCGCTTTAAAGCCAAACCTGAAGAATTACCAGACCGCATTACTAATTTACAACAAGAGTTAAAAACCACTCAGAAACAATTAGAAGGAGTTAAAGCGGAATTAGCGATCGCCAAATCCGAACAATTATTAACAACGGCTGAAACCATTGGTGAGTTTAAATTAATTGTTGCAGAACTGAATGATGCAGATGCAGAATCATTAAAAACCGCCGCAGAACGTCTCCAACAAAAGTTAGGAGAAAGTGCGGTTGTGTTAGGTTCAGCAACAACGGATGGTAAAGTTAATTTTGTTGCAGCGTTCAGTAAAGCTGTTAATAATAAAGGCTTACAAGCGGGTAAATTCATTGGCGGTATTGCCAAAATTTGCGGCGGTGGCGGTGGCGGTCGTCCGAATTTAGCGCAAGCAGGAGGACGGGATGCGACGAAGTTAAAAGAAGCGTTAGAGAGCGCAAAAATGCAGTTAATTGATGGGTTGAAATAA
- a CDS encoding calcium-binding protein: protein MSNLTFPDITSNQQILTDLAQQIQNRPTTPISVSEGENGGLVMVGSLDQPNVLAGSSKDDVIKAGDQNDAIDGGDGDDFILGLQGDDSLLGGDGNDTIYGGKGNDLIFGGSGDDIIYGDEGDDTVFGGEGKDLIFGGKGKDALDGGSGDDTIYGGAEDDTIVGGKDNDLLYGDKGDDILEGGSGIDTLYGGEDDDSLNGGLDKDYLYGGQGDDTLVGGEGNDSLSGDKGNDSLIGGAGNDFLIGGGGKDTFVYEGDFNTLGKDTLTDFNASEDVIALSAAEFSAIAPGVPGALANGEFQTIANFSGNAADAGNANLIYDPESGLLYYIDQQGISTPLLDMGQNLTLSDDNFDLI, encoded by the coding sequence ATGTCAAACCTTACATTTCCAGACATAACCTCAAACCAGCAAATTTTAACTGATCTCGCCCAGCAAATTCAAAACCGCCCAACGACACCTATAAGTGTATCTGAAGGTGAAAATGGAGGTTTAGTAATGGTTGGGTCACTAGACCAACCTAATGTATTGGCTGGAAGTTCAAAGGATGATGTCATCAAAGCCGGTGATCAAAATGATGCCATTGATGGCGGTGATGGTGATGACTTCATCCTAGGTTTGCAAGGAGATGATAGCCTTTTGGGTGGTGACGGGAACGACACCATTTATGGTGGAAAAGGAAATGATTTGATTTTCGGTGGTTCTGGAGATGACATCATTTATGGTGATGAAGGAGATGATACGGTTTTCGGGGGTGAAGGCAAGGATCTCATCTTTGGTGGAAAAGGAAAGGATGCCCTCGATGGGGGTTCTGGAGATGACACCATTTATGGTGGGGCGGAGGACGATACGATAGTTGGTGGTAAGGATAATGACCTGCTTTATGGTGATAAAGGGGATGATATTCTTGAGGGTGGATCAGGGATTGATACCCTCTATGGCGGTGAGGATGATGACTCCCTCAATGGTGGGTTAGACAAGGATTATCTCTATGGCGGTCAAGGTGACGATACCTTGGTTGGAGGAGAAGGAAACGATAGTCTCTCTGGTGATAAAGGTAATGATAGTTTAATTGGAGGGGCAGGAAATGATTTCCTAATCGGTGGCGGAGGAAAAGATACCTTTGTCTATGAGGGAGACTTTAATACTCTTGGCAAAGATACATTAACTGATTTTAACGCTTCAGAAGATGTGATTGCCTTAAGTGCTGCGGAGTTTTCAGCCATTGCTCCAGGTGTACCGGGTGCATTAGCCAACGGAGAATTCCAAACCATTGCTAACTTCTCTGGAAATGCTGCTGATGCAGGTAATGCGAATCTAATTTATGATCCTGAAAGTGGTTTACTTTACTATATTGATCAACAAGGAATTTCAACTCCTCTGTTAGATATGGGTCAAAACTTAACGTTAAGCGATGACAATTTTGATTTAATTTAA
- a CDS encoding DUF72 domain-containing protein: MVQFYLGCAVWSYKNWVGELYPVGSRVTDFLSLYSRRFNTVEGNTTFYAVPNAETVTRWVQQTPPNFKFCLKLPKDLTHQGLLKLAIPGALSFIEQMQLLGTHLGPIFAQLPPSYSPNLLEDLQEFIQAWPHQIVPLAVEVRHPEWFEENNFNELKQLLESYNVGRVILDSRPIYSSDDDPQLNSERPKPNVPVEFSITSSFSLVRFISHPQLSINQPFLEDWITPIHHWLNQGKDVYFFVHCPQEERSPSTAKYVQQLLEQHSVPISPLPWNQLEQTPIQLSLW; this comes from the coding sequence ATGGTTCAATTTTATTTAGGCTGTGCGGTTTGGTCGTATAAGAATTGGGTGGGGGAATTGTACCCAGTCGGAAGTCGTGTGACGGATTTTCTATCCCTGTATAGTCGTCGTTTTAATACAGTTGAAGGAAACACAACATTTTATGCAGTTCCAAATGCAGAAACGGTGACTCGTTGGGTACAACAAACACCCCCGAATTTTAAGTTTTGTTTAAAATTACCTAAGGATTTAACCCATCAAGGGTTACTGAAACTTGCCATTCCAGGTGCGTTAAGCTTTATTGAACAAATGCAGCTTTTAGGAACTCATTTAGGGCCGATTTTTGCTCAACTTCCTCCGAGCTATTCCCCTAATTTATTAGAAGATTTGCAAGAATTTATTCAGGCTTGGCCCCATCAAATTGTTCCGTTAGCAGTAGAAGTTCGTCATCCTGAATGGTTTGAAGAGAATAATTTTAATGAATTAAAACAGCTTTTAGAATCCTATAACGTGGGACGAGTGATTTTAGATTCCCGTCCTATTTATAGTAGTGATGATGACCCTCAACTGAATTCAGAACGCCCAAAACCTAACGTTCCCGTAGAATTTAGTATTACGTCTTCGTTTAGTTTAGTTCGGTTTATTTCTCATCCGCAATTATCGATTAATCAACCTTTTTTAGAAGACTGGATAACCCCGATTCATCACTGGTTAAATCAAGGAAAAGATGTCTATTTTTTTGTTCATTGTCCCCAAGAAGAGCGATCGCCCTCTACCGCTAAATATGTGCAACAATTGTTAGAACAGCATTCTGTGCCCATTTCTCCCCTTCCTTGGAATCAATTAGAACAAACACCGATACAATTAAGTTTATGGTAA